A section of the Macadamia integrifolia cultivar HAES 741 chromosome 9, SCU_Mint_v3, whole genome shotgun sequence genome encodes:
- the LOC122088857 gene encoding ribosomal protein S12, mitochondrial: MPTLNQLIRHGREEKRRTDRTRASDQCPQKQGVRPRVPTRTPKKPNSAPRKIAKVRLSNRHDIFAHIPGEGHNSQEHPMVLIRGGRVKDSPGVKSHCIRGVKDLLGIPDRRRGRSKYGAEKPKSI, encoded by the coding sequence ATGCCTACATTAAATCAATTGATTCGTCATGGTAGAGAAGAAAAACGGCGCACGGACCGTACTCGAGCTTCGGATCAATGTCCCCAGAAGCAAGGAGTACGCCCGCGTGTTCCAACGAGAACACCGAAAAAACCAAATTCAGCTCCACGTAAGATAGCCAAAGTACGGTTGAGCAATCGACATGATATATTTGCTCACATTCCAGGCGAAGGTCATAATTCGCAGGAACATCCTATGGTGTTAATAAGAGGAGGTAGAGTGAAAGATTCGCCAGGTGTGAAATCCCATTGTATTCGAGGAGTCAAGGATTTGCTGGGAATTCCGGATCGAAGAAGGGGCAGATCTAAATATGGTGCGGAAAAACCCAAATCGATATGA
- the LOC122088858 gene encoding NADH-ubiquinone oxidoreductase chain 3, producing MSEFAPICIYLVISPLVSLIPLGVPFPFASNSSTYPEKLSAHECGSDPSGDARSRFDIRFYLVSILFIIPDPEVTFSFPWAVPPNKIDPFGSWSMMAFLLILTIGSLYEWKRGASDRE from the coding sequence ATGTCAGAATTTGCACCTATTTGTATCTATTTAGTGATCAGTCCGCTAGTTTCTTTGATCCCACTCGGTGTTCCTTTTCCATTTGCTTCCAATAGTTCTACCTATCCAGAAAAATTGTCGGCCCACGAATGTGGTTCCGATCCTTCCGGTGATGCCAGAAGTCGTTTCGATATACGATTTTATctggtttctattttatttattatcccTGATCCGGAAGTAACCTTTTCCTTTCCTTGGGCAGTACCTCCCAACAAGATTGATCCGTTTGGATCTTGGTCCATGATGGcctttttattgattttgacGATTGGATCTCTCTATGAATGGAAAAGGGGTGCTTCGGATCGGGAGTAA